Below is a window of Halomicrobium mukohataei DSM 12286 DNA.
AGAAACGACTGTCCGACCGCCGCGGCCGAGAGGATCATGACCGTCAGAAAGAGGACTCGCAGCGCCGATCGTGTGCGCGCTCTCATCGGTTGAACAGGAGATGAGTCGACCGACCGCGGTTAAGTCTTTGTGAACGCTCAGCCTCGCTTTGAGCGACCGGATCGTTCAGCGCTCGCTCATCCTGCGACCAACATACATTGCTCATCAGCCACCAGTACACCAGCTTTGCCTCGCACCGGCGAAATGCTATCAATTACGTTCCCGTTTCGAACGGTCCGCTTCTGGTGCCCGGGTCGCGAAGCTATAAGTCATTATCGCAATAATCATTATCCAGAGTATGACCTTTTACGATCGGGTGGACGAACTGGACACACTCGTCGACGACTTCGAGACTCCAGGTCACGATTTCTACGTCGTGTACGGTCGCCGTCGAGTCGGGAAAACTGCGCTCCTCAAGGAATTCTGTGACGGCCGACCACACATCTATTTCCTCGCAGCACAGGAGGCCGAAGCTCGTCAGCGTGAGAAATTCGTCGAGACCGTTGCCGATCACTTCGACGATCGGGTTCCGCGTATCGACGGGTGGGACGAGGCGTTCAGCTATCTCGGCGAGAAGATCGCACAGGAGCGGTGTATCGTCGCGATCGACGAGTTCCCGTATCTCGTCGACGAGAACGACTCACTGCCGTCGTACGTCCAGTCGTTCGGGGACGAACAGCTACAGGAGACGGACTCGATGCTCGTGTTGTGTGGCTCCAGTATCAGTACGATGGAGTCGGAAGTCCTGGGACACGAGAGCCCGCTGTACGGTCGACGGACGGGACAGATCGATCTCCAGGCGTTTACGTTCCAGCAAGCTCGTGACGTGATCGCGTACGACATCGAAGCGGCGGTCCAGTCGTACGCGATTACGGGTGGAACGCCGATGTATCTCACTCTGTTCGATTACAGTCGTCCACTCGGCAAGAATATCAAACAGGAGATTCTCTCACCGACGGCGGTGCTCTACAACGAACCGGCGTTTCTCCTTCGGACCGAGTTGCGCACTCCCGGCCGCTACATGAGTATCCTCGAGGCGGTCGCGACGGGCAATACCACGCCAAGTGAGATCGCCGGTGCGTCAGGAATCGATTCGGGACCACTCTCGAAATATCTCCAGACGTTACGCCGCCTCCGGCTGATCGACCGGGAAGTACCCGTAACCGCGTCGTCGAAGCAGTCCAAGCGATCCCGCTACCACGTGGACGACGAGTTCCTTCGCTTCTGGTTTCGGTTCGTCGAGCCGAACCGATCCAGTATCGAGGAAGCCCCAGCAGTCGTCTACGACGAGACGATCGAACCGAATCTCTCGGACCACGTCGCGACGACGTTCAAAGATGTCTGTCGGGAGGCTGTTTGGGCTGCAATCAGGCGTGACGATCTCGGACCATATTCTGAGGTCGGGCGGTGGTGGTACGGTGAGGACGAGATCGACATCGTCGGTCTAGCACCGGGTGACGACCGAATCCTGTTCGGGGAGTGCAAGTGGACGAATGAACCCGTCGGACACGGACTCGCGTCACAGCTACGCGAGAAAGGAGAGCGTGTTCGGTGGGGACCAGACACCCGTGACGAGGAGTACGCTCTGTTTTCGAGGAACGGCTTCGTCGACGGACTGGCAGACGATCTGGGCGACGACTGGGAACTGTTTGATTTGAGTAGGATTGGCGAGATCCTCTATAGTGACAATTGAAACGATTTACACACCGATCGCACTGCCGTCGTGCGATCGGGTGTGCATTGATTTTCAATGGCTACTATAGCTCAGTCACAGACAATGGACCGATAGCGCACACTGGCGGCTTGACCGCCTCAGATCGCCACCCCGCTGTTCTAATGAAGATCGTTCGATGCGGGAACGAACGCCCTCAGCGCTCGTCCCACGCGTTCAGACAGGACTCGTCACAGAAGTGCGCTTCCCGGACGGTGTCGTCTTCGATCCAGGTCACCTCGCGGTGGGTCGGCTCGTTCACGATTGCGTCGCCACACTGCTCGCAGTCGGGCGCTTCGGACTCGTCTAGGTCCTCGTGATGGTCCGATGTGGGATCTACCATTAGCCGAATCGTTGGCGTCACGCTATTTAATCCCACAGATATCTCGATCCGCCACCGCCTCTCACCGATCCCGCGTGACCGACTCGCCCGGCGTCGTGGTGGCTCCCTTCGACAGGGTGACACCGGGGTTGATGCTCGTGTTGACCGCGGTCTTGACGCCGTCTCCGGCGACGACGCCGTACTTTCGCCGTCCGGTCGAGACGCGGTCGCCCTTGACTGTCTGTCTGACCGGCTCGCCGTCGTGACGGAGGTTCGCCACCTGCGTGCCGGCTCCGAAGTTCACGCCCTCGCCGAGGACGCTGTCGCCGACGTACGTGACGTGGGGGACGGCCGAGCCGGCACCGATCACGCTGTTTTTGATCTCGACGCCGTGGCCGACGTGGGTGTCCTCGGCGAGCAGGGTCGCTCCGCGGACGTAGGCGTTGGGTCCGACCTCCGCGCCGGCACGGATCAGTGCCGGCCCCTCGACGACGACGCCGGGCTCGACGGTCGCGCCGGCCTCGACGACGACGTTTCCGCGGAGCGTCGCGTCACCGCGGACCTCGCCGTCGATCCGCCGATCGAGCTCCCCGAGCTTCCACTCGTTTGCCGCCAGCAACTCCCAGGGTCGCCCCACGTCGAGCCAGCGGTCGACCTCGACCGCCGAGACGGTACCGGTCTCGATCGCTCGCGCGACCACGTCGGTGATCTCGTACTCGCCGCGCTCGCTTTTCTCGACGTCGAGCCACTCGCGGGCGTCGGCCGGAAACACGTACGCACCGGCGTTCGCGAGCTCCGTCGGCGGGTCGTCGGGCTTCTCGACGATCCCCGTCACGGTGCTGCGGTCCGTCGAGAGGACGCCGTAGGCCGTCGGATCGTCGACGCGAGACGCCGCGATGGCCGGGCCGGCGTCGAACAGCGCGGCGATCGACGATCGATCGTAGAGATTGTCGCCGTTGAGGACGGCGAAGGGACCGTCGAGGTGCTCGCTGGCGGCCCTGACGGCGTCCGCGGTGCCGCGTTGTTCGGCCTGGACTGCGAACTCCACCGGGACGCCGCGATACTCCTCGCCGAAGTACGACCTGACCGCGTCGGCTTCGTACCCGACGACCAGTATCAGCTCGCTCGCCCCCGCCTCGACCGCCGCGTCGGCGGTGTGTG
It encodes the following:
- the glmU gene encoding bifunctional sugar-1-phosphate nucleotidylyltransferase/acetyltransferase; translated protein: MQVVILAAGEGTRMRPLTTDTPKPMLPVADRPLVAHTADAAVEAGASELILVVGYEADAVRSYFGEEYRGVPVEFAVQAEQRGTADAVRAASEHLDGPFAVLNGDNLYDRSSIAALFDAGPAIAASRVDDPTAYGVLSTDRSTVTGIVEKPDDPPTELANAGAYVFPADAREWLDVEKSERGEYEITDVVARAIETGTVSAVEVDRWLDVGRPWELLAANEWKLGELDRRIDGEVRGDATLRGNVVVEAGATVEPGVVVEGPALIRAGAEVGPNAYVRGATLLAEDTHVGHGVEIKNSVIGAGSAVPHVTYVGDSVLGEGVNFGAGTQVANLRHDGEPVRQTVKGDRVSTGRRKYGVVAGDGVKTAVNTSINPGVTLSKGATTTPGESVTRDR
- a CDS encoding ATP-binding protein is translated as MTFYDRVDELDTLVDDFETPGHDFYVVYGRRRVGKTALLKEFCDGRPHIYFLAAQEAEARQREKFVETVADHFDDRVPRIDGWDEAFSYLGEKIAQERCIVAIDEFPYLVDENDSLPSYVQSFGDEQLQETDSMLVLCGSSISTMESEVLGHESPLYGRRTGQIDLQAFTFQQARDVIAYDIEAAVQSYAITGGTPMYLTLFDYSRPLGKNIKQEILSPTAVLYNEPAFLLRTELRTPGRYMSILEAVATGNTTPSEIAGASGIDSGPLSKYLQTLRRLRLIDREVPVTASSKQSKRSRYHVDDEFLRFWFRFVEPNRSSIEEAPAVVYDETIEPNLSDHVATTFKDVCREAVWAAIRRDDLGPYSEVGRWWYGEDEIDIVGLAPGDDRILFGECKWTNEPVGHGLASQLREKGERVRWGPDTRDEEYALFSRNGFVDGLADDLGDDWELFDLSRIGEILYSDN
- a CDS encoding DUF7576 family protein: MVDPTSDHHEDLDESEAPDCEQCGDAIVNEPTHREVTWIEDDTVREAHFCDESCLNAWDER